The window GTCGGTGGCGGGGGTGGTCACGACAGGTCCTGGCTCTCCAACTGTGCCTGGAACTGCTCGTCGATCGCGGCGAGGCCCGCCTCGATGTCGCTGTTGCAATCGGACGCCATCGCGTTCATGCCGTCGGCCAGGATCTGGCGGAACGGCAGGAAGTCGATAGACCAGGGGAAGGGCTTCGAGTCGGCGATGTACGAGTCCTGCACGATGCCCCAGCGCTCGTCGCCCGTGACTTCGACGATGTCGACGTTCTGGTTGACGGGCAGGCGCACTACCGGCTGGGTGGTCATGCCGGAGTCGGTCTCAACGACCTGCATGGCGATCTCCTGCGCATCCGGGCTGATGAGGAATTCGGCGAGTTGCTTCTGCAGGTCCTCCTTCTCCGAACTCGCACCGAAGTAGATGGTCTCGCCCTCGGCGAAGGTCGTGCTGGAGGCAGGGCCGGCAGGCATCGGAATGATCTCCACGTTTTCCTGGCCGACCGCAAGGTCGAAGGTGCTGATGTTGTAAGGCCCGGTGAGATAGATGCCCGCGGTGCCTTCACCGAAGAACGGCGTCTCGGCCGTCGTGAGGTTCACCGATCCAGGCACGACGATGCCGGGTGTGCAGAACTGATCCCGGATCCAGCCCATCGCCTCGGCGGCCTCAGGCGAATTGATCGCCGAGGTGAAGGTCCCGTCGCCGTTGTCCTCGAGGATCTCGGCCCCGGCCTGCCAGAGGTAGGAATTGCCCCAGCGGGCGATGTAGCCGGCCTGCGCCGAGCCGGGGACGACCATGCCGTAGGTGTCGTCCTCGCCGCTGCCATTCGGGTCCTCCGTCGCGAAGGCCTCAGCGAGGGCGGAGAGCTCTTCCCAGGTGGTGGGGACGTCGTAGCCGAGCTCCTCCCGCCAGTCCTTGCGGATGAACGTGATGTTGGCCTGCCGCGACCACGGGACACCGTAGTAGGCGCCGTCGGTGCCGAGGTTCTGTTCCCACGTCTCGTCGCTGATCTCGTCGTGGCCCTCGATGCTTTCGCGGTCGATCGGCAGGACGAAGCCCTGGGCGACGTAGTTGCCGAGCGAGGAGGCGTCGTTGATGAGGACATCGGGTAGGTCCCCTTGGCCGGCTCGAGCCTGAAGTTGGGTGTCGAACTCCTGGACGGGCTGGTAGTCGATCTCAATGCCCGTCTCCTCGGTGAAGGCGTCGAAGACGAGCTGGTAGGACGCGGCCGCCTCGGCGTTGCTTCGGGTCCAGACCTCGAGCGTGGCGTCCTCCGCCGACGACTCGTCGTCGCCCGAGCAGGCGCTCAGCGCGATCAACACTCCCGCTGCGAGGACGGCGACGGCGGCGCGGCGGTTTGGGCATGGCGCATTCTTCATCGAATCTCCATTCGCATATGTGAACCATGTACACGCCTATGAACAGGATTCGCTATGCTAAGGTCTGTGCCAAATAGTGTCAACTTCGTCGTCCACGACGTGGTGAGGAAACAGGCAGATTGACGAACACGATCCTCATTACCGGCGCCGCGGGCAGCGCGGCCACGGGGATCCGTCCGCTGCTCCGGCAGCGCGGGCATCGCCTCGTGCTGCACGATCTCGCTCCGGTCCCTGACCCCGATCCGTCGTCCGAGCGGGTGGTCACCGCCGACCTGCTCGACGAAGACGTTCTCGGCGAGGCGGTCCGCGGTGCCGACGTCGTCGTCCATCTCGGCGGCTTCAGCCGGGAACGTCCCTGGTCGGACATCCTTGCCATCAACATCGACGGCACCCGCGCCGTACTCGACGCCGCCGTGCGCGCGGGCGTACGACGCGTCCTCCTCGCCAGCTCCACCCATGGCTTCGGCTTCTGGCCGATCAAGGAGCTGAGCACAAGGTCCGGGCCGCGGCCGGACACCTATTACGGCGTTGGCAAGATCGCTAGCGAGGCGCTCGGTTCCCTCTACGCCGACCGGCACGGTCTCTGCGTCGTCTCCGCGCGTATTGGCACGGTCCAGGCCGAGCCCAGCGGGCCGCGCCAGCTCGCGAGCTGGCTGTCCTTCCCGGACTTCATCTCCCTGATCGAGGCGGCGGCACAACTGGAGGAGCCCGGACACCGTGTGGTGTGGGCAATGTCAGCCAACACCCGGCGCTGGCTGCCCGTGACCGTCGATCCGGTGCTCGGTTGGGAGCCGCGTGACGACGCCGAACGCTACGCCGACCGTTTCGAAGCCGATGCCTACGGGTTCGCCGGCGGCGCCGGGGATGACAACGGCCTCGTCGGTGGGGCGTTCGCCGACGACGATCATCCGATGGGAGGGATCTGGTGACGACGACGGATCGAGAAGCCGAGGCCGGGACCGAGCAGTTCCGCACGGTCAAGTCCGCGGAACGAGCGCTGCTAGTCCTCGAGATCGTCTCGGCCGCGCCGGGGCCGCTCTCCGTGGCTGAACTCCACCGCCGGACCGGCTACCCGCGATCGAGCCTGCACCAGTTGCTTCACACGATCTCGGCGATGGGCTGGCTGGAGATCAGCCCCGATAGCGGCACGGTGAGCATCGGCTCACGTGCGCTCATCGTCGGGACCTCGTACCTCGACCGGGACCCGGCGCTCCCCCACGCCGTCCTCGCCCTCGAACGCGTGCGCGACAGGAGCGGCTACACGACGCACTACGCCCGCCTGGACGGCGCAAACGTGCTCTATCTCGCCACTCGCGAGACGACCCAGTCCCGCCGGGCCACGTCGCGCGTCGGGCGCCGGCTTCCCGCACACGCCACCGCGCTGGGCAAGGCGCTGCTTGCCGACCTGACCGCAGAGGAACGACGTTCCACCCTCGGCGACGGTGAGCTAGTAAGCCTCATGCCGAACACGATCGTGGACCACCGGCTCCTTGAGGAAGACCTCGAACGCACCCGGGAACGAGGC is drawn from Phytoactinopolyspora mesophila and contains these coding sequences:
- a CDS encoding ABC transporter substrate-binding protein codes for the protein MKNAPCPNRRAAVAVLAAGVLIALSACSGDDESSAEDATLEVWTRSNAEAAASYQLVFDAFTEETGIEIDYQPVQEFDTQLQARAGQGDLPDVLINDASSLGNYVAQGFVLPIDRESIEGHDEISDETWEQNLGTDGAYYGVPWSRQANITFIRKDWREELGYDVPTTWEELSALAEAFATEDPNGSGEDDTYGMVVPGSAQAGYIARWGNSYLWQAGAEILEDNGDGTFTSAINSPEAAEAMGWIRDQFCTPGIVVPGSVNLTTAETPFFGEGTAGIYLTGPYNISTFDLAVGQENVEIIPMPAGPASSTTFAEGETIYFGASSEKEDLQKQLAEFLISPDAQEIAMQVVETDSGMTTQPVVRLPVNQNVDIVEVTGDERWGIVQDSYIADSKPFPWSIDFLPFRQILADGMNAMASDCNSDIEAGLAAIDEQFQAQLESQDLS
- a CDS encoding NAD-dependent epimerase/dehydratase family protein, giving the protein MTNTILITGAAGSAATGIRPLLRQRGHRLVLHDLAPVPDPDPSSERVVTADLLDEDVLGEAVRGADVVVHLGGFSRERPWSDILAINIDGTRAVLDAAVRAGVRRVLLASSTHGFGFWPIKELSTRSGPRPDTYYGVGKIASEALGSLYADRHGLCVVSARIGTVQAEPSGPRQLASWLSFPDFISLIEAAAQLEEPGHRVVWAMSANTRRWLPVTVDPVLGWEPRDDAERYADRFEADAYGFAGGAGDDNGLVGGAFADDDHPMGGIW
- a CDS encoding IclR family transcriptional regulator domain-containing protein, with the protein product MTTTDREAEAGTEQFRTVKSAERALLVLEIVSAAPGPLSVAELHRRTGYPRSSLHQLLHTISAMGWLEISPDSGTVSIGSRALIVGTSYLDRDPALPHAVLALERVRDRSGYTTHYARLDGANVLYLATRETTQSRRATSRVGRRLPAHATALGKALLADLTAEERRSTLGDGELVSLMPNTIVDHRLLEEDLERTRERGFAFEREENTPGVACVSATVGYRIPATDAISCSLPLDAAGEDEISRVSELLLDETARLARTLKAAGVR